The Agromyces mangrovi genome contains a region encoding:
- a CDS encoding Hsp20/alpha crystallin family protein produces MATTYDAFRDLDRVASALFDTRRGPRRMPMDLYRDGDHYVLTADLPGIDPGSVDIDVDGQLLTIRAERTLPSGEGVKWITREREAASFLRQLNLGQGVDTERISARYDNGVLSVQIPVSEKAKPRKVAVETTDASAREVTPVES; encoded by the coding sequence ATGGCAACCACCTACGACGCATTCCGCGACCTCGACCGTGTCGCGTCCGCGCTCTTCGACACTCGACGCGGCCCGCGGCGCATGCCGATGGACCTCTACCGCGACGGCGACCACTACGTGCTCACCGCCGACCTCCCGGGCATCGACCCGGGCTCGGTCGACATCGACGTCGACGGCCAGCTGCTGACCATCCGCGCCGAGCGCACCCTGCCGTCCGGAGAGGGCGTGAAGTGGATCACCCGCGAGCGCGAGGCGGCGAGCTTCCTGCGCCAGCTGAACCTCGGCCAGGGCGTCGACACCGAGCGCATCTCGGCCCGCTACGACAACGGCGTGCTGAGCGTGCAGATCCCGGTGAGCGAGAAGGCGAAGCCGCGCAAGGTCGCGGTCGAGACGACGGATGCTTCCGCCAGGGAGGTCACGCCGGTAGAGTCGTGA